A window of Pantoea agglomerans contains these coding sequences:
- the panD gene encoding aspartate 1-decarboxylase has product MIRTVLQGKLHRVKVTQADLHYEGSCAIDQDFLDASGILQYEAIDIYNVTNGQRFSTYAIAAERGSKIISVNGAAARCACEGDILIICSYVQVEDAEARQWQPKVAYFEGDNQMKRLAKALPVQVA; this is encoded by the coding sequence ATGATACGTACCGTTTTACAAGGCAAGCTGCATCGCGTGAAGGTGACCCAGGCGGATTTACACTATGAGGGCTCCTGCGCCATCGATCAGGATTTCCTCGACGCCTCTGGCATCCTGCAGTATGAAGCCATCGATATCTATAACGTCACCAACGGCCAGCGCTTTTCCACCTACGCTATCGCCGCCGAACGCGGATCGAAGATTATTTCGGTAAACGGCGCGGCGGCACGCTGCGCCTGCGAAGGCGATATCCTGATTATCTGCTCTTACGTGCAGGTGGAGGATGCGGAAGCGCGCCAGTGGCAGCCGAAGGTGGCCTATTTTGAGGGCGACAATCAGATGAAGCGTCTGGCGAAGGCGCTGCCGGTGCAGGTCGCCTGA